The genomic stretch CAGCTACGCAGCAATACCCCCTCAAGCCAACCAACACCGGAAGCATCTTTAGCAGCGTCAAGTAGACGCTCACAGAATTGTTCAGGCGAATAATTAGAGATCGAACATTTCCCAACGCCTTCAAGATTCGAATCCGTCGAGGAACCGCAAAGAAACTCCGACATCAATCGATTCTCCGTCTCAGCCAAGGCGTCCTTGACAGCTCTCACGAAACGAGGGGAGGCACTCTGCCTCAGCATCCGCGGCAGATCCTCCTCAAAAGGAATCACTTTTGAAACCTCAAACCGAGCAACGATCTCGGCGTCGCCAAAGAAGGAAACGAGGACGGAGTTCCCATCCACAAGCATCTTGGTCTCGGGAGCAATTTCCGTGGAGGGATCGAGGACCTCACCCGGCCACCAAGTTCTGACCTTGAGCTTTCCCCAGACCAGGTCGCCGACCCGAAACGCTCCTCGCTCTGGTTCCTCTCGACCGGGGAGAAAGGGGGAAACCGCGGGATCGGACGCGCGGCGGGCGCTCCGACTGAGAGGCGGAGGATCGGGTAGCTTCGCTGCCGGCGGTGGATCTTCCGCTTGAGGCTTGAGGGATTCCATTTGGGAGCGAAGCAAAGCGGCAGCCGAAGCAAACAACAAGCGAGACGAAGAAGAGTGGAGCGGAAAGGGAGGATTTGGTGCTCAGCTGCCTTGAGCACGGCCCCATCTTAAACGCACACAGAAACATATCCCTCCAACAAAAGTTGTCAGGGCCCACCATAAGAAAGCCACATGATTGGCGGGTGCGACATTCGTCAGATTTTGCTCCATCGGGTGACTTTATTTTGAGGAACGACGGTGGACGGTCGGAAAGCAACCCGAAGTGATGACGGCTCCACGTTTCGGTGTCGGGCCCCACCATGGGAGCCTCCGGATCCGGTGTTCTCCGGTGGATACACTGAGTCTCTTTGAACCATTCATCATCCGCAACGTGTACAGGTCCCTACGACCTACATCTGATTTGACAGGGCAGAGCCGCAGAGGTCCATGTTTTGAAATTTAGATGGAACCAATAGAAAAtaagtaaaataaatatttaaaatatatctaaatatattaaagataaatagATTTTATTTTAATGATTTGATCGACACATCGAATAAATGAGATTTGTGTAAGATGGATATCATTAGCCCGAGGTGAATGGATTGGGCTTTGATCTCGTGAAGTTGGGTGAACACTATGGGATATTTAAAATTAACATATAAATCAATATAATATTGTAAATATTAGGTAAAATGTTATAATAATCGTGAAGTCTTGGAACCTAAAGGCTCATAAGATTCAAACTCTTTCATTACTAAGTTTTAGCTAAAATGGGCTGTTAAACctactttaaaaaaaatcacaaaaaaatggATAAAGACGAGAGATGTTGACGATAATCAACGAAAACGGGTAGAATTGATATAAACTAATCCGGTAGATTAACCATCAAAATTTCGATCACTAAATGTAATTAAATTTAatggtggattttaaatttaatttttaaaattaacaaataaatttaaattccaacgctaaaattaataattgaataTAATGTATCAATCAGTTATTTTAGccacaaaatttaaatttcttcATTAAAATTAATGATCATCACTAATTTTATCagatataatttaatatttataaaacCTATACAAAATATCAATACAATCAATATCAATATAACACCAATCAAAATAATATCAAcactaataaaaataatatttaataataacatctaaatatatatatttataatataatactaattaaaataatatttaataataacACTTAAATATGCGCAATTATAATATCAACACTAATCAAAATAATATGAATCatcaatttcaaatataaatttttatctaaattaataaattacatCGAATATTTATCCTAATAACTTGAGCTTGAACAGTTACACAAGGAACGGGACCGGATAAATAGGCATTGCTTCTCCAAAATGGCTTAAACGTGTCTGCCTCATGCATTCTATCCTGCAAACATGATAAAAATTTGATCAACAAAGTTTTAAAGCATTGTTGCAAATTCTACGTTTCATTCTATCTGAATGCCGACCGCTAAAAAATATTCCAATTCACGATGAAAATATAATTTTGTCATTAATTTAGCATCAGAATTATACATCCGTCCGTTGCTGCCGCAGCCacctaaataatataaaaatcatAGTTAATTTGAAGAGATTAACGACGAAATTTATATTTCCATTGTTAACATTAGCAATTGGATTATATGTCTATCGCTAAATAGTGATGAAATTATATCGTCGTCGCTATTTAGAGATGAAAATTATATTTCGGTCGCTAAGTTAGATTATCAGGGATTCCAATTTAGCGATGGaattaaaattccgtctctaagATAGCGCCGGAAGCATTATTTCCATTGCTAACATAGCAAGAGACATATTATTCTCGTCACTAATGCTAAATCAAattaggattattagaaattttttcttgtcTCACGCTCTCTCCTCTTTATTTGGATCGACCTTCGATGTGTTCCTCAAAATGCGTGTCATCTCCTCTCTGACACCCAAGTAATCTAGCTCTCCCCTCTCCTCTCTCATCCCTTCTTCGGTTGCGACTTCAAGCGGGCGATCAATGTGCTTGCGATGCTGCGACGTCCAACCTTGCAGTGTGTTTGCAAGGCCATCGCGATTAGCCTTGCGTTGTGCTCGTAGCTTAGCCCTAGCCGCACTAAGTTTGGTCGGCCTTAACTTTGCCGGTTGCAAGATCAGCATGTTGCCTAAGTGAGCTCGGCAAGCTTGGCCACGACCTCAACTAGGCCTGCTCGTTAGCTTCATCGTCCGCGAGCTCGACATCGACCGTGAGCTTGGGCAGTCGTGAGCTCGACCTTGGCCACGAGCTTGGTCGGCTAAGAGCTTGCTATGGATTTATCCGAGATCAATATTTTGTTGGAGTTaaagagtttgtgaactttgttaaGAGTCATCCAAAATAtatgaatggtgctgagttacgTTGTCTTTGTAATCATTGCAAATATAGAAATACATCTTTCCGTGATAAGGATACCGTGAAAGGACATCtatgtagaaatgattttgttTTAAATTACTATAACTGGTAATGTCATATAGAACCTTGTTTGTTTCATTCAATTTGAACTTAAGTTGCTTCTTCATCTGGCATAATTGCTCTAGGCAATGGCGGATCCAGAAATTCAAGCATGGAGGGGTGATCGTGATCCGAGCGcggcgattttttttttttttgaacagtTAATAAATTCTAtgtaattgaaaaatattttttaaataacttgaCATACAGGAAAGGTACAATATTATGAAAAAAACTCGTACAATAATATTAAAGTAGTCTACAAACGAATACGTGACAATTGCATTCTTCGAGACTCCATGTTTTGAAAATGCTGTAAAATTAGCTCATTGTTGACAATATTAAAAACATCTTTTTCGATATAGATTATCAAATtctcattcattcattcatctCCAATCCTGTTTCGCAAATATGTTTTGACAATATTCATTGCCGAAAACACCCTTTCAACGGTTGCAGTAGCAACTGAAAGAAGTAAGGCTAGCTCAATTATCCGATAAATCAAAGGAAACACACGGTTCTTCATTGTTTCAATCATTTTCTTTTTAAGAGCTCCCAAATCTGAAATGCCTTCAAACCGTTCATCTGATCTGACGTCATCAATATATGTTTCAAGCTCTTGTTCAACTAACATACGCtcattccaagaaaaatcatccTCATAAAAATGAGTCAGACGTACTAACTTCTGTACATCAAATCTAGAGAATGAGTTCCTAGGatcaaggcatgacatataaatcagCAAATCTGTAGTTGTTTCAGAGAAACGATTATCCATCTCATGTAGAATAATATCGATAACCTGCAATTTAAAAACCAAACAAcaaaagttaaaattaataaaaatattactatttaaaagaatttaattgacagtaattaaataaaaaataattatgaagTTAACTCACAAAAGATTTCAACATGGTAGTAGtgataaaaattaacattttttcCATCTTTCTTCAAACGACTACAGCTGTTGATGTTATCTGtcatattaattatttcaatagAATGAATGTTACAAAACTTCTTCACATCCTCAAGTCAAATATACCATCCAGAATCTCTCAACTTTTGCAATTTGCCTTTCACATTATTGATCAAACGCATCATATTCACAATATTTTGATCTTTCTCTTGTAGAACAGTTGACAAATGATTTGTGATTACTAATATACGTTTCATCAATAGTAGAATAAACACAAATTCATACATCTCCATTTTTTCAACCAAAGTTCTACTTAAACCCTTAGAAGAACGATCACCATTattaatcaaattttgaagaacCTCTATAATAGATGGTCATATTTGTTCAATACGACATAAAGTTGAATGATGAGACCCCCATCATGTATCTCCAGGTCTAGCTAGACTAGTTTCTTGGTTTAGTCCTCTACCAGAACTAATCTCTCCTCTTTCAAGAAGTTTAATTTTTTTGTCATGTTCAAGTTGTCGAAGTTTGTCAGCCCTTTTGCAAGATGATGCAGATGTGTTCACAACTGAACCAACAATCCACATAAAATCACAAACATATTGATTTGCTTGAGCAACGGCTACAACCACTAGCTGAAGTTGATGAACAAAACAATGAACATATAATGCATACGGATTTTCTTTCATTATCAGTGACTTTAAGCCATTAAATTCTCCAGAGATATTTAaagcaccatcatatccttgacccCTCAATCTCGCCACTGACAAACCATACTTAGCAAATAAAGAGTCGATTGCCTCCTTCAAACAAGCAGTTGTAGTAGTTGCAACATGAACTACAGTCATAAATCGTTCAATCACTTCTCCATGTTTGTTCACATATCTAATAACAACTGCCATTTGCTCTTTCACTGAACAATCACGAGCCTCATCAAGTAGTAAAGTGAACCACCTATCTCCAAGATCAGCTAGAATAACATTTGTGGTCTCAACTGCACAAGCATTCACTAGTTGTGTTTGAATTGTTGgggcaatcatttgattatttccaGGTGTATTCATTCCAACAATTGTCGCAACTTCTGGACACTCTGAGATATACCATTTGagcaattttaaaaatttacctCTATTGGATGATGTCAAAGACTTATCATGTCCCCAAAAAGGCAATCCTTGTAACAACAAAAatcgaattacttttaaaatggcAATCAAGCATTTGCGATAAGAAACTTCAACCTCATGTTTCTCTGATGAAAATGAATATTCCACACTTTATCTTTGATTCTTGAAACCCTCAAAATGTATTTTTGCCTCATTGTGTGCACTACCAACTCCACCTACATGCtcattgaattttttaattattttttttccaatttatgaaACTAGATCTCGTAAACACATCATTTCCTCCAAATCCTATATTACTAGGTCTAAAAAGATAACATCAGAAACAAAAGGATGCATCCTTTGAAACACTATACTCCAACCAATCACGATCTTTAAACCAAACTTCTCTGAAACATCTATTGTCTCTAcccatttttttttcttggaaaattATGGCCTTGAGGTTGACAAGGGCCCATAGCAACATATTCTTTTCGAATATTATCTCTAACACCAACATgatactcttcaatcaattttcgTAAACCAGGATCAACAACAATTTCTACTTCATTACTCAGATTtccaatattttcaaataaaatttgcggaggaggaggtggtggtggttgtgcTGTAGGAGTAGACTCTTCATCGGGAACACTAGACGATTCAAGTGAACTCCTAGACCCCTTTGCAAAATATTTCAACATTTTCTACAAATTATAATATATGGGAAAAACATcaacataaaatattattttattaaacttaatgtgaacaatttaacaataattaaattaaattatttagcatcaTTCATCATTCATCGacacaattcttttaaaaaaacaaaattaatttagcataaattatcaatattcacaaatcacaattaactaacaactaataaaaaaactaatCTTATTATATATTTggagtttatacaaaaaactaaattataaattatctaacaatcaaatatacaaaatctaaattttcaattatctAATAATCAAATATACAAAAGCAACTAAAcatttaaataatcaaaatttttaattgttaATTGTATCATTGTAATCAAGAAACAATTAATAAAAcataaaacaataaaataaaataaaacccaCTTACCTAAAGGCTAAAGCTATGGCGATACGTCACGCGTGTGATCGACAGgcgtagggggggggggggggggggggaaaaaattcgaaaaaactgaattaaccgaaccAAATCAACCGAATTTAGaaattcggttcggttaattcggttttcgattttttttttaaattcggtTTGGTTTTAGATTAATTCGGTTCGGATTCGGTTTTGAATTTTgtaattcggttaaaccgaataaaccgaataagaatattatttttattaatttttattttaaaatataattaattaaataaaatctttatttttaaagGTAAAACCGAATAGAGTTTtaaaattcggttaattcggtctaTTCGGtcgaaaaccgaattaaccgatattttatcggttcggtcggttcggtttcATAGGGaaattcggtcggttcggttggttgaaaagaaaatcggtttattcggttttCAGTTTAttcggttcggtcggttcggttttgaccgaatgctcacccctagacAGGCGGTAGGGGAGCTCCACTGCTCCGGGACCAGCAGCAGCTAGGAGCCTAGGAGGTGGCGGCGACACAATAGCCTGTTGGGCGGCAGCAGATAATTCTTGTGACTCTGTCTGTCGGCTCCCTTGCGAGTTGCGTCCGGCGGTGCCACGGCAGGGTTTAGCTGGAGATCCTTTGGCTAATAAGGGACGCTGGTCGGCAGATAGGTGGCGACACAACGGCAGAAAGTTGGCTCACCTTTGGTTAGCAGAAAGAAAAAAAGGGCAAAGATGTTTTCTTTGTGAGTGGCAGAAAGAAAAAAAGAGGAGagagaaaaaaggaaaataaaaaataagcccAATTTATATATGTAAACtttgttcaaaattaaaaaaatgaaactttctTCATTCTCTGCTCGTTTTTTTTCTCCAACGGTTGTGAAGAGgccccaattttttttttgttccgctggcaaggggggggggggcgacCACCGACACCGACCCTTGGTAGATCCGCCCCTGACTCTAGGGGAATCATCATCTAATGAGAATGTAATACAATCAATGGTTTACAACGCAATGAATGCAGTTGAtcattccaatatagatgaaataccaacatCTTAAGTTCAAGAACTATATAACATGTTAAAGGTTAGTGAAAAAGAAGTGTGGGAAGTCATTCCATTTAGTCATTCCCAACTATCAGCTATTGTAAGGTTGTCAAACATCATGGCAAAACATCATTTCTCAGAACAATATTACAATGACATTTAtcaattgatgtcagaattgCTCTCTACTGATCACCTAAGACTGAGAGGCTCTACAATACAAAGAAATTGGTGAGGAGTTTATGTTTATGATATATTATAAACTACAAGTGCACGATTATcgtcaaataataaaaaatattgatttcatGAGGACTGAAAATCAAGTATCAATCTATGATATAAAATTAGTTATCTAGAAAATATAAAAGTTATGAAACTCTTGAGAAAATAGAGGAAATTACGAGGAAGAGTTTCTAAGAAGAAATTTGATGTTAAGAAGTGATCTTAAGACTTCGGTTTTACCACAATGACGGTAAACACCCTAACCTATATTTGGTTCCTGATTCTCATTGATTGTTCGCGTAGGTAGACAATCCCAATTTAATCGACATGTTCTTTTGGAACTACGTCTGTGTATTCATCCAAATTTGATGTCTACTTTTAGGGCGACATTGTTGAAGAATCGCTTTCTTATGGAGGTGTCTGTCATGAGATGCCCCACGGTTCTTGAATTGCCTTCCTTTACTATGTGGCGCCGAATCGAAGTGGACCCATTAAGCTCCATGAAAGCCTAGGAAATCCTCGTGGTAACTGGATCTATATTAGCGACTAACCCCCCATATCTCGATATTTTATGGGTCAGAGGTTCACCTTTCAGTCCTTCCCCACACCCCTTGATATACGAAAATATGCTTTTGACATCGAGTTCATGTATGCAGAGTAGAGCCGAACCATAAATAATCAAatcatagaataaagaaatgtaaATATATCAAACTATAGAAAATAGGGTGTCTACATGTCAAAGAACTACTTCCTAGTCCTATAATCAAGAGTACGACTCTATAGACATGGTGTTGTAACAAAAAGACATAGTTTAAGAAAACTCTTACAATTCAAActcaagaaaaagagaaaaattttATTCTATACATCTGTGTCTTGGGACACGACCGAGCATGCTCTTTACTTTATATCTTCGTTCCAAGGCTCTTTTAACTCCGTTTAACTCCACTTCTTTGCCTTATCAATGAAAACGCATCAGAACATATTTCCCAATAAGAAAATAGCAAAACAATACTAAAAGAGAATAAATCATGCAATGTATGCTCTTAGAATGTCACAAGATGAgtgtaaaatattaataaaattctaaatTGAACTCATCAAAATCCCCCAGACCTAAATCTATACTTGTCCCCAAGTAAA from Zingiber officinale cultivar Zhangliang chromosome 5B, Zo_v1.1, whole genome shotgun sequence encodes the following:
- the LOC121986955 gene encoding zinc finger MYM-type protein 1-like, whose translation is MNTPGNNQMIAPTIQTQLVNACAVETTNVILADLGDRWFTLLLDEARDCSVKEQMAVVIRYVNKHGEVIERFMTVVHVATTTTACLKEAIDSLFAKYGLSVARLRGQGYDGALNISGEFNGLKSLIMKENPYALYVHCFVHQLQLVVVAVAQANQYVCDFMWIVGSVVNTSASSCKRADKLRQLEHDKKIKLLERGEISSEVLQNLINNGDRSSKGLSRTLVEKMEMYEFVFILLLMKRILVITNHLSTVLQEKDQNIVNMMRLINNVKGKLQKLRDSGCCSRLKKDGKNVIDIILHEMDNRFSETTTDLLIYMSCLDPRNSFSRFDVQKLVRLTHFYEDDFSWNERMLVEQELETYIDDVRSDERFEGISDLGALKKKMIETMKNRVFPLIYRIIELALLLSVATATVERVFSAMNIVKTYLRNRIGDE